The following coding sequences lie in one Paenibacillus durus ATCC 35681 genomic window:
- a CDS encoding N-acyl homoserine lactonase family protein, with the protein MEKFVKVHVMHTGDLKYDRALAFKELDVIPPVNQRGEEYQELVPVSSYLIEHPNGRIVVDAGWHEDIRTQPKEHFGEDLYQFIEYRLPEGCSVREQLASKNISPQDLEAVVMTHLDEDHISGLQLLSGAKRFLVSEPEWKNVAGYKEKWYKGISFEAFELEPIPFGPYKLGKDLFGDGLIYLVFTPGHTAGHVSVLARVENGWLLLVSDAGYAERSWKDLILPGNTVDEQDALKSLQWVQQFAQRTDCVAAIANHDPSVRPGSF; encoded by the coding sequence ATGGAGAAGTTTGTTAAAGTACATGTGATGCATACCGGAGATCTAAAATACGATCGGGCATTAGCTTTTAAGGAACTTGATGTGATTCCGCCCGTTAATCAAAGAGGTGAAGAGTATCAAGAATTAGTACCCGTATCTAGTTACTTAATTGAACACCCGAACGGACGAATTGTCGTCGATGCTGGATGGCATGAAGATATTCGTACTCAGCCCAAAGAACATTTTGGCGAAGATTTGTATCAGTTTATTGAGTACAGACTTCCTGAGGGATGTTCGGTAAGAGAGCAGCTTGCTTCAAAAAACATATCTCCTCAAGATCTGGAAGCTGTTGTTATGACACATCTGGATGAAGATCATATCAGCGGGCTTCAACTTTTAAGCGGGGCTAAGAGATTTCTTGTCAGCGAACCCGAGTGGAAGAATGTGGCGGGCTATAAAGAAAAATGGTATAAAGGAATTTCGTTCGAAGCTTTTGAACTTGAACCCATTCCTTTCGGACCCTACAAGCTAGGAAAAGATTTGTTTGGAGATGGACTCATTTATCTCGTATTTACACCAGGACATACCGCCGGACATGTATCGGTTCTTGCACGTGTAGAAAACGGGTGGTTATTACTCGTGTCCGATGCCGGCTATGCTGAAAGATCATGGAAAGATCTTATTTTGCCTGGCAATACAGTTGACGAACAAGATGCTTTAAAATCATTACAATGGGTTCAACAGTTTGCGCAAAGAACGGATTGTGTAGCCGCTATTGCGAATCACGATCCGTCTGTTCGGCCGGGTTCCTTTTAA
- a CDS encoding MFS transporter yields the protein MNIGIFVLALATFVAGTVELVIAGILGMIAEDLHVSVGTVGQLVSIFSLVFAFGAPILITLTSRIERRKLLLIAMLTFLGGNILSIFSLNYTTLLVARMILAASCSIVVVVSVTMAAKTVAVELRGRAIGLIFMGLSASLVLGVPLGTMIGENFGWRMTFVLVSVLSIVSMLGIIKFLPKIPPQPAVPLLKQIATLKSKKIASIQLISVLELTGHFTVYTYFTPSLQKTMGLSTNMISIVLLIFGAAGITGGWIGGWASDKFGGERTIFTFLIVFAASLFLLPYSTGSMISLFIVIVLYGAMVWALSPAVQNYLAKSVPDSSDIQLGLNTSFLHLGVAIGSGFGGLLVDHYPVTTNTWVAGIMVVLALISAIYSVTTNRNAPRFRGL from the coding sequence ATGAATATAGGGATTTTTGTTTTAGCACTTGCAACATTTGTTGCTGGCACAGTGGAATTGGTGATCGCTGGAATATTAGGCATGATTGCCGAAGATTTACACGTTTCTGTAGGAACAGTGGGTCAGTTAGTTTCCATTTTTTCATTGGTTTTTGCCTTTGGGGCTCCAATACTTATTACCTTAACTTCTAGAATAGAAAGACGTAAATTACTGCTCATAGCTATGTTAACTTTTCTAGGAGGCAATATTTTATCTATATTTAGTCTGAATTATACAACCTTATTAGTTGCCAGAATGATTCTTGCGGCCAGTTGCTCGATCGTAGTTGTTGTTTCCGTAACGATGGCTGCTAAAACAGTTGCAGTTGAATTAAGGGGACGAGCTATCGGATTAATCTTTATGGGTTTAAGTGCATCATTAGTGTTAGGTGTACCATTAGGTACAATGATTGGTGAAAATTTTGGTTGGAGGATGACATTTGTATTAGTTTCAGTCCTTAGTATTGTTTCTATGCTAGGAATTATTAAGTTTTTACCTAAGATTCCGCCGCAACCAGCCGTTCCTTTACTTAAACAGATCGCTACATTAAAAAGTAAAAAAATCGCATCAATTCAGCTCATATCAGTTTTGGAGTTAACTGGTCACTTCACAGTTTATACTTATTTCACGCCTTCTCTTCAAAAAACAATGGGACTATCAACAAATATGATTAGTATAGTCTTACTAATTTTTGGTGCAGCAGGTATAACAGGTGGATGGATTGGTGGATGGGCATCCGATAAATTTGGAGGAGAAAGAACAATATTCACATTTCTTATCGTATTTGCAGCTTCTTTGTTCTTATTACCTTATTCAACAGGATCAATGATAAGTTTATTTATTGTTATCGTCCTATATGGTGCGATGGTTTGGGCACTTAGTCCAGCAGTGCAAAATTATCTAGCCAAGTCTGTTCCGGATTCCTCAGATATCCAACTAGGTTTAAATACTTCATTTTTACATCTTGGGGTAGCTATAGGTTCTGGTTTTGGTGGTTTACTGGTTGACCATTATCCCGTAACTACCAACACTTGGGTGGCTGGTATTATGGTTGTTTTAGCCCTTATTTCCGCTATTTATTCGGTAACGACAAACCGTAATGCACCTCGATTCAGGGGGTTATGA
- a CDS encoding MerR family transcriptional regulator, with translation MKKSLLIQDISSVTGLSSYTLRYYENIGLLSGIERDENGYRKYSETDILWIDFLIRLRNTEMPIRDMKKFAELRRQGDATVTERRELLEAHQENVLNQIKQLKNNLTKINEKIDYYKKLEEKA, from the coding sequence ATGAAAAAATCATTACTTATTCAGGATATATCCTCAGTCACCGGTCTTAGTTCCTATACTCTACGCTATTATGAAAATATTGGTCTATTAAGTGGGATTGAAAGGGATGAAAATGGATACCGCAAATACTCAGAGACCGATATTTTATGGATTGATTTTCTCATTAGGTTGCGTAATACAGAAATGCCTATAAGGGATATGAAAAAATTTGCAGAACTCAGGCGCCAAGGTGATGCTACTGTGACTGAAAGACGAGAATTATTAGAAGCTCATCAAGAGAATGTTCTTAATCAAATTAAGCAACTAAAGAACAATTTAACCAAGATTAATGAAAAAATTGACTATTATAAGAAACTGGAGGAAAAAGCTTAG